One region of Streptomyces subrutilus genomic DNA includes:
- a CDS encoding GAF domain-containing protein, translating to MTYYESTGHLLLTPVDREAPARVQRLRELGLGERVDAELDAFARRVADVLAAPYAGVNFIGEERQFFAGLHHAAEAPASAYPARVLARDRGYCPHVVVRRRALVLEDVRDFARFAGNAVVDESGVRSYAGAPLTDRRGFVLGTVCAVDVVPRRWGTEGLATVKSLAAELVELLHAREDRRRTA from the coding sequence ATGACGTACTACGAATCGACCGGACACCTGCTGCTCACCCCCGTGGACCGGGAGGCGCCCGCGCGCGTCCAGCGGCTGCGGGAACTGGGCCTGGGCGAGCGGGTGGACGCCGAACTGGACGCCTTCGCCCGGCGCGTCGCGGACGTGCTCGCCGCGCCGTACGCGGGGGTCAACTTCATCGGCGAGGAACGGCAGTTCTTCGCCGGGCTGCACCACGCCGCCGAGGCGCCGGCGAGCGCCTACCCCGCGCGGGTGCTGGCCCGGGACCGCGGCTACTGCCCGCACGTGGTGGTGCGGCGCCGGGCGCTGGTGCTGGAGGACGTACGGGACTTCGCACGCTTCGCGGGCAACGCGGTGGTGGACGAGAGCGGCGTGCGCTCGTACGCGGGCGCGCCGCTGACCGACCGGCGCGGGTTCGTCCTGGGCACGGTGTGCGCGGTGGACGTGGTGCCGCGCAGGTGGGGGACCGAGGGCCTCGCCACGGTGAAGTCGCTGGCGGCGGAACTGGTGGAGCTCCTGCACGCCCGGGAGGACCGGCGGCGGACGGCGTAG
- a CDS encoding MmcQ/YjbR family DNA-binding protein, protein MGTTAQDVRTIALSLPDSSEKPAWGMPAFRVGGKIFAALADDDTSIGVKCPKEERAGLIAAEPEKFFVREGHDDDYAWLRVRLAAVEDTAELRAILIDSWLQAAPKRLAAAHPGLADGRAGDEGAAADEA, encoded by the coding sequence ATGGGCACCACCGCGCAGGACGTCCGCACGATCGCGCTGTCGCTCCCCGACAGCAGCGAGAAACCGGCCTGGGGCATGCCCGCCTTCCGGGTGGGCGGCAAGATCTTCGCCGCGCTGGCCGACGACGACACCTCGATCGGGGTCAAGTGTCCCAAGGAGGAACGGGCCGGGCTGATCGCGGCGGAGCCGGAGAAGTTCTTCGTACGGGAGGGCCACGACGACGACTACGCCTGGCTCCGGGTCCGGCTGGCGGCGGTGGAGGACACGGCGGAATTGCGCGCGATCCTAATCGACTCCTGGCTCCAGGCCGCCCCGAAGCGGCTGGCCGCGGCCCATCCGGGACTGGCGGACGGCCGCGCGGGCGACGAGGGCGCCGCGGCCGACGAGGCCTGA
- a CDS encoding transketolase family protein — MDTMRERFISVTSRLLDEDPRLALVLAEITMDGFLPAQRRHPDRVVNVGIREQLLVGVGGGLALTGMRPVVHTFASFLVERPFEQVKLDFGHQGTGGVLVSASAGYDWPAGGFTHMAPGDVALLDTLDGWTVHVPGHPDEAEALLRHAYAAGDDKVYVRLSQQSNTAPRPVEGLRFQTVREGRAGVVLAVGPLLDNVLAAAEGLDLTVLYASTVRPFDDAALRAAVRSAATADVVLVEPYLAGTSTAAANDALADAPHRVLGLGVGRAELRRYGTIDEHTAAHGLDPRSLRERLTGFLRPTLR, encoded by the coding sequence ATGGACACCATGCGGGAACGATTCATCTCCGTCACCTCACGCCTGCTCGACGAGGATCCGCGGCTGGCCCTGGTGCTCGCCGAGATCACCATGGACGGGTTCCTGCCCGCCCAGCGGCGCCATCCGGACCGGGTGGTCAACGTCGGGATCCGGGAGCAGCTGCTGGTCGGCGTGGGCGGCGGCCTGGCCCTCACCGGCATGCGGCCGGTCGTGCACACCTTCGCCAGCTTCCTCGTGGAGCGGCCGTTCGAGCAGGTCAAGCTGGACTTCGGACACCAGGGCACGGGCGGCGTGCTGGTCAGCGCGAGCGCCGGCTACGACTGGCCGGCCGGCGGGTTCACGCACATGGCACCGGGCGACGTGGCGCTGCTGGACACCCTCGACGGCTGGACCGTCCACGTCCCCGGACACCCAGACGAGGCGGAGGCCCTGCTGCGGCACGCCTACGCCGCCGGGGACGACAAGGTCTACGTCCGGCTCTCGCAGCAGTCGAACACGGCGCCGCGACCGGTGGAGGGGCTGCGGTTCCAGACCGTACGGGAGGGACGCGCCGGCGTGGTCCTCGCCGTCGGGCCGCTGCTCGACAACGTCCTGGCGGCGGCCGAGGGCCTGGACCTGACCGTGCTGTACGCCTCCACCGTGCGCCCCTTCGACGACGCGGCGCTGCGCGCGGCCGTCCGGAGCGCCGCGACCGCCGACGTGGTCCTGGTCGAGCCCTACCTGGCCGGGACCTCCACGGCCGCCGCCAACGACGCCCTGGCCGACGCGCCCCACCGGGTGCTGGGCCTGGGCGTCGGCCGCGCCGAACTGCGCCGCTACGGCACGATCGACGAGCACACCGCGGCCCACGGCCTGGACCCGCGGTCCCTGCGCGAACGCCTCACGGGCTTCCTGCGGCCGACCTTGCGCTAG
- a CDS encoding transketolase has product MTQATAERDFRYEDLGRLIGLMTGAEKHGPAATSTLDVLWVLYDRVLRVTPATAADAGRDRFLLSKGHGPMAYYAVLAAKGFFPVDWLPGFGSYDSPLGHHPDRTLIPGVEIGSGSLGHGLPLAVGSALGLRAQGLAEPAVWVLIGDAELDEGSNHEALAYAGSAGLERLHTVVIDNDSATHGWPGGIATRFEAAGWSAATVDGRDHAALHAAFTAPHPGRPHVVVARVEKKQ; this is encoded by the coding sequence ATGACGCAGGCAACCGCGGAGAGGGACTTCCGCTACGAGGATCTGGGCCGGCTGATCGGCCTCATGACCGGGGCCGAGAAGCACGGGCCCGCCGCCACCTCCACGCTCGACGTGCTGTGGGTGCTCTACGACCGGGTGCTGCGGGTGACGCCCGCGACCGCCGCGGACGCCGGGCGCGACCGGTTCCTGCTGTCCAAGGGGCACGGGCCGATGGCGTACTACGCCGTACTGGCCGCGAAGGGGTTCTTCCCCGTCGACTGGCTGCCCGGATTCGGGTCGTACGACTCGCCCCTCGGGCACCATCCCGACCGCACCCTGATACCCGGCGTGGAGATCGGCAGCGGTTCGCTCGGGCACGGGCTGCCGCTCGCCGTCGGCAGCGCGCTCGGACTGCGCGCGCAGGGGCTGGCCGAGCCGGCGGTGTGGGTGCTGATCGGGGACGCCGAGCTGGACGAGGGCAGCAACCACGAGGCGCTCGCGTACGCGGGCTCCGCCGGGCTCGAGCGGCTGCACACCGTGGTGATCGACAACGACTCCGCCACCCACGGCTGGCCCGGCGGGATCGCGACCCGTTTCGAGGCCGCCGGCTGGTCCGCGGCCACCGTGGACGGCCGGGACCACGCCGCGCTGCACGCCGCCTTCACCGCACCGCACCCCGGACGGCCGCACGTCGTGGTCGCCCGCGTCGAGAAGAAGCAGTAG
- a CDS encoding fused MFS/spermidine synthase — protein sequence MSPVTGSSSSPVAEGTPRGYGLGPRTAAVLVFGSSAAVLVVEIVALRLLAPYLGLTLETSTMVIGIALTAIAFGSWLGGRIADQVDPRRLIGPSLGVSGAVVALTPAVLRTTAEWAPALLLLIASLTILVPGALLSAVTPIVTKLRLTSLAETGTVVGRLSGVGTVGAIVGTVLTGFVLIARLPVSGILIGLGTLLVAGSALVEWRTRRWRSAPALALVVVAGGLATTVAPGGCDTETRYHCARVVVDPDRSSGRTLVLDGVRHSYVDIDDPTLLEFAYVRALASVVDAAFPTGEALAAHHLGGGGLTFPRYLAATRPGTRSLVSEIDSGVVHIDRDQLGLGSEGGIDVRVEDGRLGLRRLGAASRDLVVGDAFGGVSVPWHLTTVEALADVRRVLTEDGLYVANLIDHGGMAFARAEVATISGTFEHVAVVGEPSAIGLDPTSTPGGGNLVVIASNRPVDLRATQAALDARETGWKIATDDDLTSWVGDARPLTDDHAPVDQLLQPYGPRSGR from the coding sequence ATGTCGCCCGTGACCGGATCGTCCTCCTCGCCCGTCGCCGAGGGCACGCCCCGCGGCTACGGCCTGGGTCCCCGTACCGCTGCCGTGCTCGTGTTCGGGTCGTCGGCCGCGGTCCTGGTGGTGGAGATCGTCGCTCTGCGGCTGCTGGCTCCCTACCTCGGCCTCACCCTCGAGACCAGCACCATGGTGATCGGCATCGCCCTCACCGCGATCGCCTTCGGCTCCTGGCTGGGTGGGCGCATCGCCGACCAGGTCGATCCACGCCGGCTCATCGGCCCCTCGCTCGGGGTGTCGGGAGCGGTCGTGGCGCTCACCCCCGCCGTGCTGCGCACCACCGCGGAGTGGGCGCCGGCCCTGCTCTTGTTGATCGCGTCCCTGACCATCCTCGTGCCGGGGGCGCTGCTCTCCGCGGTGACGCCGATCGTGACCAAGCTGCGTCTCACCAGCCTCGCCGAAACCGGAACGGTGGTCGGCCGGCTGTCCGGCGTCGGCACCGTCGGCGCCATCGTCGGCACGGTCCTCACCGGCTTCGTCCTCATCGCGCGGCTGCCGGTCAGCGGCATCCTGATCGGCCTCGGAACGCTGCTGGTGGCCGGCTCGGCGCTGGTCGAGTGGCGAACGCGCCGGTGGAGAAGCGCCCCCGCCCTCGCCCTCGTGGTCGTCGCCGGCGGCCTCGCCACCACGGTCGCGCCCGGTGGCTGCGACACGGAGACCAGGTACCACTGCGCACGGGTCGTCGTGGACCCCGACCGGAGCAGCGGCCGCACACTCGTTCTGGACGGCGTGCGGCACTCCTACGTCGACATCGACGACCCGACCTTGCTCGAGTTCGCGTACGTGCGCGCCCTCGCGTCTGTGGTCGATGCCGCCTTCCCCACAGGTGAGGCACTTGCCGCCCACCACTTGGGCGGGGGCGGGCTCACCTTTCCCCGTTACCTCGCGGCCACTCGGCCCGGGACGCGCAGCCTCGTGTCCGAGATCGACAGCGGGGTCGTGCACATCGACCGCGACCAACTGGGCCTGGGGTCAGAAGGCGGTATCGACGTACGGGTGGAGGACGGCAGGCTCGGCCTGCGGCGACTGGGCGCCGCCAGCCGTGACCTCGTCGTCGGCGACGCCTTCGGGGGTGTCAGCGTGCCGTGGCACCTCACCACGGTGGAGGCGTTGGCCGACGTACGGCGGGTGCTCACGGAAGACGGCCTGTACGTGGCCAACCTCATCGATCACGGCGGCATGGCCTTCGCACGCGCCGAAGTAGCCACCATCAGCGGAACTTTCGAGCACGTTGCCGTCGTCGGCGAACCCTCCGCCATCGGCCTCGACCCGACCTCCACCCCCGGGGGCGGCAATCTGGTGGTGATCGCCTCCAACCGGCCCGTCGACCTCCGCGCGACCCAGGCAGCCCTGGACGCCCGGGAAACCGGCTGGAAGATCGCCACCGATGACGACCTCACCTCCTGGGTCGGCGACGCTCGACCGCTCACCGACGACCACGCACCCGTCGACCAGCTCCTCCAGCCTTACGGCCCACGGAGCGGCCGGTAG
- a CDS encoding helix-turn-helix domain-containing protein has translation MHGVQLLHSTAGFGELLRIRRERVGLTQQVLADHATLSVRAIRDMESGRVQRPRQETVRLLADALRLEGRSRSDFEAAARRQALVEEPSDEPTAPPVARGAIVGRELEAEVLTDALAVHGDRLVTVAGLGGAGKTRLVLEVARRLYLASRWSVRWIDCGSRPAAGLERRADLARAIGERPTLLVLDGADAGVDTALLDELFQRCPGLRVLITARVPQPLAGGQVIPLAPLPTPGPELDHDPVALAEVGAVRLLLSHLRRLRPGYRLESEEAPAVAALCRQLDGLPGALELVAGWSTVLSPRQLVARLADGPFHLGPPPAGFGGGADVGAALGAALDRLTLGQRDLLERLAARPGDWSGEDAVELSGRPPQECLAAVHELLASGLIRSVPARDGVRFTVLNLCRRLCGAGAYPALAAAS, from the coding sequence ATGCACGGTGTTCAGTTGCTGCACTCGACGGCGGGCTTCGGAGAGCTGCTCAGGATCCGGCGTGAACGGGTCGGGCTGACCCAGCAGGTGCTCGCCGACCACGCGACCCTCAGCGTCCGGGCGATCCGTGACATGGAGAGCGGGCGGGTGCAGCGCCCCCGGCAGGAGACGGTCCGGCTGCTGGCCGACGCGCTGCGGCTGGAGGGCCGCAGCCGCTCGGACTTCGAGGCGGCCGCGCGCCGGCAGGCCCTCGTCGAGGAGCCGAGCGACGAGCCGACCGCGCCGCCGGTCGCCCGGGGCGCCATCGTCGGCCGGGAGCTGGAGGCCGAGGTGCTGACCGACGCCCTCGCCGTGCACGGCGACCGGCTGGTCACGGTGGCCGGACTGGGCGGGGCCGGCAAGACCCGGCTGGTTCTGGAGGTCGCGCGCCGGCTGTACCTCGCGTCCCGGTGGTCCGTGCGCTGGATCGACTGCGGCAGCCGCCCGGCCGCGGGACTCGAACGCCGGGCGGACCTCGCCCGGGCGATCGGGGAGCGGCCCACGCTGCTGGTCCTGGACGGCGCCGACGCCGGCGTGGACACGGCCCTGCTGGACGAACTGTTCCAGCGCTGCCCCGGCCTCCGGGTGCTGATCACCGCCCGCGTCCCGCAGCCGCTGGCCGGCGGGCAGGTGATCCCGCTGGCCCCGCTGCCCACCCCCGGGCCGGAACTCGACCACGACCCGGTGGCGCTCGCCGAAGTGGGCGCCGTCCGGTTGCTCCTCTCGCACCTGCGCCGACTGCGCCCCGGCTACCGCCTGGAGTCCGAGGAGGCGCCCGCCGTCGCCGCGCTCTGCCGCCAGTTGGACGGCCTGCCCGGGGCGCTGGAGCTGGTGGCCGGCTGGTCGACGGTGCTGTCGCCGCGGCAGCTGGTGGCGCGGCTGGCGGACGGACCGTTCCATCTGGGGCCGCCGCCGGCCGGGTTCGGCGGCGGGGCGGACGTGGGGGCGGCGCTGGGGGCCGCGCTGGACCGGCTGACGCTCGGCCAGCGGGACCTGCTGGAGCGGCTGGCGGCCAGACCGGGGGACTGGTCGGGCGAGGACGCCGTCGAACTGAGCGGCAGACCGCCGCAGGAGTGCCTGGCCGCGGTGCACGAGCTGCTGGCGAGCGGGCTGATCCGCAGCGTCCCGGCGCGCGACGGCGTCCGGTTCACCGTGCTGAACCTGTGCCGGCGCCTGTGCGGGGCCGGGGCGTACCCGGCGCTGGCCGCGGCGAGCTGA
- a CDS encoding cobalamin B12-binding domain-containing protein gives MEQHAVEQHGKAEPSGLDVVVTTMASDSHTWNLVFLQLLLEELGHRVINLGACVPDELLVAECRRIEPDLIVLSSVNGHGFHDGLRVIAALRACPELGRTPTVIGGKLGIAGSGTPARQQELMTAGFDGVFEEGGSVLDFHSFIGTLSAGPGALPAAPGALPAGAGVSPAGSKALPAGSGVLL, from the coding sequence GTGGAGCAGCATGCCGTGGAGCAGCACGGAAAGGCCGAGCCGAGCGGTCTGGACGTCGTCGTGACGACCATGGCCTCGGACTCGCACACCTGGAACCTGGTCTTCCTCCAGCTGCTGCTGGAGGAGCTCGGCCACCGGGTCATTAACCTGGGCGCGTGCGTGCCGGACGAGCTGCTGGTCGCCGAGTGCCGCCGGATCGAGCCGGACCTGATCGTCCTGAGCAGCGTCAACGGGCACGGCTTCCACGACGGGCTGCGGGTGATCGCGGCGTTGCGCGCCTGCCCGGAGCTGGGCCGGACGCCGACGGTGATCGGCGGGAAGCTCGGGATCGCGGGCTCCGGCACACCCGCCCGGCAGCAGGAGCTGATGACGGCGGGCTTCGACGGGGTGTTCGAAGAAGGCGGCTCCGTGCTGGATTTCCATTCCTTCATCGGCACCCTGTCCGCCGGACCCGGGGCGCTGCCCGCCGCGCCCGGGGCGCTGCCCGCCGGGGCCGGGGTGTCGCCCGCCGGATCCAAGGCGCTGCCCGCCGGGTCGGGGGTGCTGCTGTGA